The Roseovarius indicus genome has a segment encoding these proteins:
- a CDS encoding holin-associated N-acetylmuramidase, producing MQTVEDLARAIVAREGGFVNDPDDPGGATNFGVTIHTMRRLGLDLDRDGDVDVADVRRLSRSQAEDIFVDHYYRRPRIDQLPEALRASVFDMYVNAGGNAVKILQRLLRRLGHEIAVDGAIGPQTIGAARAAYEVAPEHLADAYGIARRNYYFRLADARPASRKYARTRAGGKGGWIRRAEEFISPRYHMTEAEFQRRVAKWG from the coding sequence ATGCAAACTGTTGAAGATCTGGCCCGCGCCATCGTGGCGCGCGAGGGCGGATTCGTGAACGATCCGGATGATCCGGGCGGCGCCACGAATTTCGGCGTCACCATTCACACCATGCGCCGTCTCGGCCTTGATCTCGATCGCGACGGCGATGTCGATGTCGCGGACGTGCGGCGCCTGTCGCGGTCGCAGGCCGAGGACATCTTCGTCGACCACTACTACCGCCGGCCGCGCATCGATCAGCTGCCCGAGGCGCTGCGCGCGTCGGTGTTCGATATGTATGTCAACGCCGGCGGGAACGCGGTGAAGATCCTGCAGCGCCTCTTGCGCCGGTTGGGCCACGAGATCGCCGTCGACGGCGCTATCGGGCCGCAAACCATCGGCGCGGCAAGGGCTGCGTATGAGGTCGCTCCGGAGCACCTCGCCGATGCCTACGGGATCGCCCGGCGGAATTACTACTTCCGGCTCGCCGACGCGCGCCCGGCATCGCGGAAATACGCCCGCACCCGTGCCGGCGGCAAGGGCGGCTGGATCCGGCGGGCCGAGGAGTTCATCTCGCCCCGCTATCACATGACCGAGGCCGAGTTTCAGAGGAGGGTGGCGAAATGGGGTTGA
- a CDS encoding holin family protein has product MGLIEKLLSTVFGGGRNAIAETAEVFRVNADASDARDADVQSAALAQLAAEFARPRKGLFDRLIDGLNRVPRPALALGTLALFMAAMIDPVWFSERMQGISLVPEPLWWLLGAIVSFYFGARHQAKGQEFQQSLAATVARAPKVMQNLAALDALRSGAGTPRVADTGTDAEVELQVAEGAGDPNPALEAIQRHNGAAER; this is encoded by the coding sequence ATGGGACTGATTGAAAAACTTCTATCTACCGTGTTCGGCGGTGGCCGCAACGCGATCGCCGAGACGGCCGAGGTATTTCGAGTCAACGCCGACGCCTCGGATGCGCGCGACGCGGATGTGCAGAGCGCGGCACTCGCGCAGCTTGCGGCCGAGTTCGCGCGGCCGCGTAAGGGTTTGTTCGACCGCCTGATCGACGGCTTGAACCGCGTTCCGCGGCCGGCGCTGGCGCTCGGCACGCTGGCGCTGTTCATGGCGGCGATGATCGATCCCGTCTGGTTTTCGGAACGCATGCAGGGGATCTCGCTTGTGCCGGAGCCGCTTTGGTGGCTCCTGGGCGCGATCGTCAGCTTCTACTTCGGTGCCCGGCATCAGGCCAAGGGGCAGGAGTTCCAGCAGTCGCTGGCGGCAACCGTGGCCCGTGCGCCGAAGGTAATGCAGAACCTCGCCGCGCTCGATGCGTTGCGATCGGGTGCGGGCACGCCGCGCGTAGCCGATACCGGGACCGATGCAGAGGTCGAGTTGCAGGTAGCTGAGGGGGCCGGGGATCCAAACCCGGCGCTCGAGGCGATCCAGCGCCACAACGGGGCGGCTGAGCGATGA
- a CDS encoding DHHA1 domain-containing protein, protein MTPDVCIYHANCDDGFAAAYAVWKRFGDAVEYVPCQYGQDTPDVTGKDVLIVDFSFKKDVMNEIADAAKRVIVLDHHKTAEAELEGFMKLECAGGPFEKRYADRMMSGVGVCFDMEKSGCRLAWEYCFGNEPMPDWFAAVEDRDLWRFDLRGTKEICIAIRSMPRDFELWDMFTAERLANEGVAIRRYVDMIVSNICDTAFEEDVAGHRVPVAACSYDFVSEVAHELLNRNPEAPFAACVVRTYDGVTYSLRSMDDRMDVSEIAKDNGGGGHRNAAGFRVAA, encoded by the coding sequence ATGACACCAGACGTTTGTATTTATCACGCCAATTGCGACGATGGCTTTGCCGCCGCCTATGCCGTGTGGAAGCGGTTCGGTGATGCCGTGGAGTACGTGCCTTGCCAGTATGGCCAGGACACTCCCGACGTGACCGGGAAAGACGTGCTCATCGTGGATTTCTCATTCAAGAAAGATGTCATGAACGAGATTGCCGACGCGGCCAAACGGGTCATCGTTCTCGATCACCATAAGACCGCCGAAGCCGAATTGGAGGGCTTCATGAAATTGGAATGCGCGGGCGGCCCGTTTGAGAAGCGCTATGCGGACCGCATGATGTCAGGCGTTGGCGTCTGTTTTGACATGGAAAAATCAGGGTGCCGTCTCGCTTGGGAATACTGCTTTGGTAACGAGCCAATGCCAGACTGGTTCGCTGCCGTCGAGGATCGCGACCTATGGCGGTTCGACCTTAGAGGAACCAAGGAAATCTGCATCGCGATCCGCTCCATGCCGCGCGACTTTGAGCTGTGGGACATGTTCACAGCCGAGCGGCTTGCAAATGAGGGCGTCGCCATTCGTCGCTATGTCGACATGATCGTCAGCAACATCTGCGACACGGCCTTCGAGGAAGATGTCGCCGGACATCGGGTGCCTGTTGCAGCCTGCTCCTATGACTTTGTTTCCGAAGTCGCGCACGAGCTGCTTAACCGCAACCCGGAAGCACCTTTCGCCGCGTGCGTGGTCAGAACCTATGACGGCGTGACGTACTCGCTGCGCTCAATGGATGATCGGATGGACGTATCTGAGATTGCCAAAGACAACGGCGGCGGCGGGCACCGCAATGCGGCAGGCTTCCGCGTGGCCGCCTAA